A genomic stretch from Flavobacterium nitratireducens includes:
- a CDS encoding LETM1-related biofilm-associated protein has translation MKIKTNKSNYDDLLIKLFEASVRYSKFSNISVQNLEDLNLDYFESDLEKYYLMDMAGMAIWSDGQIENEEIYFLHKLAENLKINADFVTESIKNTDTFITKYKDQIPYFKYSNPVKHFYDQTTQSVITLISRNKNRLLKEIIESKELMLLLAYSTRRDLSEKEKKKVKKQLLDICKTIPSLTIFLLPGGSLLLPILIKFIPTLLPSAFNENMDNE, from the coding sequence TTGAAGATAAAAACCAATAAGTCAAATTATGATGATTTATTAATTAAACTATTTGAAGCTTCAGTTCGCTACAGTAAATTCTCCAATATTAGTGTTCAAAATCTAGAAGATCTTAATCTTGATTATTTTGAATCTGATTTAGAAAAGTACTATTTAATGGATATGGCAGGAATGGCAATTTGGAGTGATGGACAAATTGAGAACGAAGAAATTTATTTTTTACATAAATTAGCCGAAAACCTAAAAATAAATGCTGATTTTGTTACCGAAAGTATTAAAAATACAGATACTTTTATTACGAAGTACAAAGACCAAATCCCCTATTTTAAGTATTCTAATCCCGTAAAACATTTTTACGACCAAACTACACAAAGTGTAATCACTCTTATCAGTAGGAACAAAAATAGATTGCTCAAAGAAATTATAGAAAGTAAAGAATTAATGCTTTTATTGGCTTATTCTACTCGCAGAGACTTAAGTGAGAAAGAAAAAAAGAAAGTAAAAAAACAGCTATTAGATATTTGCAAAACAATACCTTCTTTGACCATTTTTTTATTACCAGGCGGAAGTTTACTACTTCCAATCCTGATTAAATTTATACCTACCCTGCTCCCATCTGCATTCAATGAAAATATGGATAACGAATAA
- the can gene encoding carbonate dehydratase, producing the protein MDDFYKKILDNNKEWVVKALENDPNYFADLAKGQTPPLLWIGCSDSRVPANEIIGAKPGEVFVHRNIANMVVHSDMNMLSVLDYAVNVLKVKHVIVCGHYGCGGVKAAMGNQSIGIIDNWIRHIKDVYRLHSAYLDSIFDETTRFNTFVEINVKEQVFDLAKTSIVQTAWKNKQNLTLHGWVYGLNSGFVTDLNVNMSTNQELDEVYQLNL; encoded by the coding sequence ATGGATGATTTTTATAAAAAAATACTAGATAACAATAAAGAGTGGGTCGTAAAAGCATTAGAGAATGATCCTAACTATTTTGCTGATTTAGCCAAAGGGCAAACACCTCCTTTGTTGTGGATTGGATGTTCAGATAGTCGTGTACCAGCTAATGAAATTATTGGTGCAAAACCAGGTGAAGTGTTTGTACATAGAAATATTGCTAACATGGTAGTTCATTCTGATATGAATATGCTTAGCGTCCTGGATTATGCAGTTAATGTTTTAAAAGTAAAGCACGTTATTGTTTGTGGTCACTATGGCTGCGGAGGTGTTAAAGCAGCTATGGGAAATCAATCGATAGGTATAATTGATAACTGGATTAGACATATCAAAGACGTTTATCGATTGCATAGTGCCTATTTGGATTCCATATTTGATGAAACAACCCGTTTTAATACATTTGTAGAAATTAATGTAAAAGAACAGGTGTTTGATTTAGCTAAAACATCAATTGTTCAGACAGCCTGGAAAAACAAGCAGAATTTAACTTTGCATGGTTGGGTTTACGGACTAAACTCAGGTTTTGTTACCGATTTGAATGTGAATATGAGTACTAATCAGGAATTAGATGAAGTTTATCAATTGAATTTATAA
- a CDS encoding superoxide dismutase family protein, giving the protein MKKFIVFTFAISTALIGCKPQNKSADSKKLNIAFEAKSNSKVGGTATFIEKNGKVTFEAKVTGLKPGVHAIHIHEKSDCSAADGSSAGGHWNPTFKKHGKWGVGEYHKGDIGNFTADENGNGTIKLTTDEWCIGCGDQTKDILGKGLIVHDGTDDFTSQPAGNAGARVACTAIIK; this is encoded by the coding sequence ATGAAAAAATTTATTGTATTTACATTTGCCATTAGCACCGCCTTAATCGGTTGTAAGCCTCAAAACAAATCGGCAGACAGTAAGAAACTAAATATTGCATTTGAAGCAAAAAGTAATAGTAAAGTTGGCGGAACAGCTACTTTTATTGAAAAAAACGGAAAAGTAACTTTTGAAGCAAAAGTAACAGGTCTAAAACCAGGCGTTCACGCTATCCATATCCATGAAAAATCGGATTGTTCAGCTGCTGATGGAAGTTCGGCAGGAGGTCACTGGAACCCAACCTTTAAAAAACATGGAAAATGGGGTGTTGGAGAATACCATAAAGGTGATATTGGGAATTTTACAGCAGATGAAAATGGTAATGGAACCATCAAACTAACTACAGACGAATGGTGTATTGGATGTGGTGACCAAACAAAAGATATTTTAGGTAAAGGATTAATTGTACATGATGGCACTGATGATTTTACATCACAACCAGCAGGAAATGCAGGAGCTAGAGTAGCCTGCACAGCAATTATTAAATAG
- a CDS encoding LysR substrate-binding domain-containing protein: MTITQLKYVLAVAEHKNFTLAAEKCFVTQPTLSMQIQKIEEELNIQIFDRTKKPIQLTDIGQKIVSQAKNIVNEADRIQDIVEQQKGYIGGEFRLGIIPTIMPTLLPMFLNNFIKKHPKVKLIIEELNTEEIITKLNNGHLDAAIAATPLMEEKIKEIVLYFEPFVAYIPESHHHFQKKEIEINDLNIDEILLLQDGHCFRDGIINLCKNNTRTATNNFQIESGSFETLIKLADEGLGTTLLPYLHTLDLKESDKLKLRHFVEPKPAREVSLIYPKSELKIQIIEALRSTIAGVVKGAIVFQNVQIISPLQKK; this comes from the coding sequence ATGACTATTACCCAACTTAAATACGTACTTGCTGTTGCCGAACATAAAAATTTTACACTAGCCGCCGAAAAGTGTTTTGTTACGCAACCAACGCTGAGTATGCAAATTCAAAAAATTGAAGAAGAACTTAATATTCAAATATTTGATAGAACAAAAAAACCTATTCAACTAACCGATATTGGACAAAAAATTGTTTCGCAAGCTAAAAATATAGTTAACGAAGCCGACCGAATCCAAGATATAGTTGAACAACAAAAAGGATATATTGGAGGAGAATTTAGACTGGGAATTATACCTACTATCATGCCTACTTTATTACCTATGTTTTTGAATAATTTCATTAAAAAACATCCAAAAGTCAAATTAATAATTGAAGAACTAAATACAGAAGAAATTATTACTAAACTTAACAATGGACATTTAGATGCTGCTATTGCTGCGACACCATTGATGGAGGAAAAAATCAAAGAAATAGTCTTATACTTTGAACCTTTTGTCGCTTACATACCGGAGAGTCATCACCATTTTCAGAAAAAAGAAATCGAAATAAATGATTTAAATATTGATGAAATTCTATTATTACAAGACGGTCATTGTTTTAGAGATGGAATTATCAACCTTTGTAAAAATAATACTCGAACGGCCACTAATAATTTTCAAATAGAAAGCGGAAGTTTTGAAACCTTAATTAAACTTGCCGATGAAGGACTAGGGACTACTCTATTGCCTTACTTACACACCTTAGATTTGAAAGAGTCTGACAAATTAAAATTACGCCATTTTGTAGAACCTAAACCCGCACGAGAAGTAAGTTTGATTTATCCAAAAAGCGAATTAAAAATCCAAATTATTGAAGCTTTACGATCTACAATAGCTGGAGTTGTAAAAGGAGCTATTGTTTTTCAAAATGTTCAGATTATTAGCCCTCTACAAAAAAAATAG
- a CDS encoding DUF4251 domain-containing protein, with translation MKTFRILVYILFLGSVLVGFSQEKTKKQIRKEQKIEKQSTIQRIVEAKEFQFVARNSNSQYFPIMDLSNNPNFIKFKPDFIQSDLPFFGRGFSGLAYGGTDAGLHFEGKPELFTVEKNSKEYQVKVLFKSQNDYFDIKLSVTFSGMATLSINSNNRGPISYFGEIMPIKEDKKN, from the coding sequence ATGAAAACATTTAGAATACTTGTTTATATTCTCTTTTTAGGTTCTGTTTTGGTTGGTTTTTCACAAGAAAAAACAAAAAAGCAAATTAGAAAAGAACAAAAAATAGAAAAACAAAGTACCATCCAGAGAATAGTTGAGGCTAAGGAATTTCAATTCGTTGCCCGAAACTCAAATTCACAGTATTTTCCAATAATGGACTTGTCAAATAATCCTAATTTTATCAAATTCAAACCTGATTTTATACAAAGCGATTTGCCTTTTTTTGGTCGTGGATTCAGTGGTTTAGCTTATGGTGGAACTGATGCAGGATTGCATTTTGAGGGTAAGCCTGAATTATTTACCGTTGAAAAAAATAGTAAGGAGTATCAAGTTAAGGTTTTATTCAAATCGCAAAACGATTACTTTGATATCAAGCTTTCGGTTACTTTTAGTGGTATGGCAACCTTATCGATAAATAGTAATAATAGAGGTCCTATTTCTTATTTTGGTGAAATAATGCCAATTAAAGAGGATAAAAAGAATTAA
- the mnmD gene encoding tRNA (5-methylaminomethyl-2-thiouridine)(34)-methyltransferase MnmD — protein sequence MKREIIQTSDGSTTIHLEEWNESYHSKHGAIQEAKHVFIKNGLSLFEGRAISILEIGFGTGLNAFISFLEASGLHQTIDYIGVEAYPVVSEELVSMNYVQELNAQNELAIFKKMHESAWNEKIVLSDFFTLTKRQQFFQDIDDIEQFDLIYFDAFGYRVQPELWSTEIFQKMYNALKTNGILVTYAARGVVKRSMQEVGFRVEKLAGPPGKREMFRAIK from the coding sequence TTGAAAAGAGAAATTATTCAAACCAGTGATGGGTCTACTACAATTCATTTGGAAGAGTGGAATGAAAGTTATCATTCTAAACATGGAGCAATTCAAGAAGCGAAACATGTTTTTATAAAAAATGGACTTTCATTGTTTGAAGGGAGAGCGATTTCAATTTTAGAAATTGGTTTTGGCACAGGTTTAAATGCTTTCATCAGTTTTTTAGAAGCTTCTGGATTGCATCAAACTATTGATTATATTGGGGTAGAGGCTTATCCCGTCGTATCAGAAGAATTGGTTTCTATGAATTATGTACAGGAATTAAATGCGCAAAATGAATTGGCTATTTTTAAAAAAATGCATGAATCAGCTTGGAATGAAAAAATAGTATTGAGTGATTTTTTTACTTTGACTAAGCGACAACAGTTTTTTCAAGATATTGATGATATTGAACAATTTGATTTAATTTACTTTGATGCATTTGGCTATCGAGTTCAGCCCGAATTGTGGAGTACTGAAATTTTTCAAAAAATGTATAACGCTTTGAAAACGAATGGCATTTTAGTGACCTATGCAGCCAGAGGTGTGGTTAAAAGGAGTATGCAAGAAGTAGGTTTTAGAGTTGAAAAATTAGCAGGTCCACCTGGTAAAAGAGAAATGTTTAGGGCAATAAAATGA
- a CDS encoding SulP family inorganic anion transporter produces the protein MTKKINLFANLKSDFAAGLVVFLVALPLCLGIALASGAPLFSGIISGIIGGIVVGYLSKSHLSVSGPAAGLTAIVLVAITDLGSFSAFLLAGLIAGAIQLLLGFIKAGSISNYFPTNVIEGMLAGIGIIIFLKQIPHAFGYDKDYEGDLSFVQQDGLNTFSEIFSVVGHVQLGAVIITIVSLLILIFWVKIPYLKDLKLVPPALVAVVVGVLLNEFFIQSASNLAVMQSHLVSLPVPTSIDEFAAIIVTPDFSAITNSKVWIVAVTIAVVASIETLLCIEAADRMDAQKRYTDTNIELKAQGIGNMISAFIGGLPMTSVVVRTTANNSAGAKSKMAAIIHGVLLLISVLVIPTLLNKIPLATLAAILLLIGYKLAVPNIKHFSKFMPSNINIFIVSLIAIKIANDNADKSITLIFAAISVIILINCIYKFYNDIEFKKLLTRNQYLYFPFIATVVAVVFTDLLKGVALGIIISVIFILKGNMERAYRFKKEEYVDGDIIHIDLAQEVSFLNKAAIKRTLNDIPENSKVIITAHDTVYIAHDILDLIKEFKTIRAVEDNIKVKLKGFKKVYQLENTDDVTNHVSIEHYYDVAKRAMVKKEIF, from the coding sequence ATGACAAAAAAAATTAATCTTTTTGCTAACCTTAAATCTGATTTTGCAGCTGGTTTAGTGGTTTTTTTAGTGGCTTTGCCATTGTGTTTAGGTATTGCACTTGCTAGTGGTGCGCCTTTATTTTCAGGAATCATATCTGGAATAATAGGCGGAATAGTTGTTGGGTATTTGAGTAAATCTCATTTGTCCGTATCAGGTCCTGCAGCTGGTTTAACAGCTATTGTCCTTGTTGCAATAACCGATTTAGGTTCATTTAGTGCTTTTTTATTGGCGGGTTTAATTGCTGGAGCAATTCAGCTATTACTTGGGTTTATCAAAGCAGGAAGCATTTCTAATTACTTTCCTACAAATGTAATTGAAGGTATGCTTGCAGGGATTGGAATAATTATTTTCTTAAAGCAAATTCCTCATGCATTTGGTTATGATAAAGATTATGAAGGAGATTTATCTTTTGTTCAACAAGATGGTTTAAATACTTTTTCTGAAATTTTTTCAGTGGTAGGACATGTACAGTTGGGAGCTGTGATTATAACAATAGTTTCGTTACTTATTTTGATTTTTTGGGTAAAGATTCCTTATTTAAAAGATCTAAAATTGGTACCACCTGCTTTAGTAGCAGTTGTTGTAGGGGTATTATTAAATGAATTTTTTATTCAGTCAGCAAGTAATTTAGCTGTAATGCAATCGCATTTGGTAAGTTTACCTGTCCCAACATCTATTGATGAGTTTGCAGCCATTATTGTAACTCCTGATTTTTCTGCAATCACCAATTCAAAAGTTTGGATAGTCGCTGTTACAATTGCAGTCGTGGCTTCAATCGAAACTCTTCTTTGTATTGAAGCAGCTGATAGAATGGATGCTCAAAAGAGATACACGGACACTAATATAGAATTAAAAGCCCAAGGTATTGGGAATATGATTAGTGCTTTTATTGGTGGTTTACCCATGACTTCAGTAGTGGTAAGAACAACGGCAAATAATTCTGCGGGAGCAAAATCTAAAATGGCAGCTATTATTCATGGAGTACTTTTGTTAATTAGTGTTTTGGTTATTCCAACTTTACTCAATAAAATACCTTTAGCAACATTAGCTGCTATTTTGTTATTGATTGGATATAAATTGGCTGTCCCAAATATTAAACATTTTTCAAAATTTATGCCATCCAATATTAATATTTTTATTGTTTCTTTAATAGCAATTAAGATTGCCAATGATAATGCTGATAAAAGTATAACATTGATTTTTGCTGCTATTTCAGTAATAATTCTAATAAATTGTATTTATAAATTTTATAATGATATTGAATTTAAAAAATTATTAACCCGAAATCAATACCTCTACTTTCCGTTTATTGCGACTGTTGTTGCAGTCGTTTTTACTGATTTATTAAAAGGAGTCGCCTTGGGAATTATTATTAGTGTTATTTTTATTCTTAAGGGTAATATGGAACGTGCTTATCGTTTTAAAAAAGAAGAATATGTTGATGGAGATATTATACATATTGATTTGGCTCAAGAAGTTTCTTTTTTAAATAAAGCTGCAATCAAAAGAACTTTGAATGATATTCCAGAAAATTCTAAGGTTATTATAACGGCTCACGATACTGTTTATATAGCTCATGATATATTGGATTTAATCAAAGAGTTTAAAACGATTAGAGCTGTAGAAGATAATATTAAGGTGAAATTGAAAGGTTTCAAAAAAGTGTATCAGTTAGAAAATACTGATGATGTTACAAATCATGTATCGATAGAGCATTATTATGACGTAGCTAAAAGAGCTATGGTAAAAAAGGAAATTTTTTAA